A portion of the Actomonas aquatica genome contains these proteins:
- a CDS encoding phytoene desaturase family protein: protein MNTSDHYDVVIIGAGMSGLAAGIRLAHFGKKVCIFERHNAVGGLNSFYSQAGRKFDVGLHALTNFVRPGVKGTPLGKLLRQLRIRHEEFELSEQKRSRVAFGPNGETSLAFTNDFAVFESEVARAFPAQIDGFRQLVATVRTYDDVSLDAQPVSAREVVRRYISDPLLEDMIFCPVMYYGSAQERDMEFGQFVIMFKALFLEGFARPFDGVRVILRVLVDKYRAAGGERRMKCGVKRVIAQNGKATALELDSGDVVTADHVISSIGGPETERLIGNLPAPEQAPSPVGALSFVETITILDRQPAALGWGDDTIVFFNDSARFDYAAATDAVDPRSGVICFPNNFAYADGAELPEGVFRCTCLANYQQWTALPEDDYRAAKAAWFERIQQSARRFLPMVADEALMASTITTDMFTPRTVEKYTGHFGGAIYGSPLKHRQGRTALDNVYLCGTDQGFLGIIGAMLSGISMANYHVLRG, encoded by the coding sequence TTGAACACTTCGGATCACTACGACGTTGTCATCATCGGTGCCGGCATGTCGGGCCTCGCGGCCGGCATTCGCCTCGCGCACTTCGGCAAGAAGGTCTGCATCTTCGAGCGGCACAACGCCGTCGGCGGACTCAACAGCTTCTACAGCCAGGCCGGCCGCAAGTTCGACGTCGGTCTGCACGCGCTCACCAACTTCGTGCGCCCCGGCGTGAAGGGCACCCCGCTCGGCAAACTCCTGCGCCAACTCCGCATCCGCCACGAGGAGTTTGAGCTCAGCGAACAAAAGCGCTCCCGCGTCGCCTTCGGCCCCAACGGCGAAACCTCACTCGCGTTCACCAACGACTTTGCCGTCTTCGAGAGCGAAGTGGCCCGCGCCTTCCCGGCGCAGATCGATGGCTTCCGTCAACTCGTCGCCACCGTGCGCACCTACGACGACGTGAGCCTCGACGCCCAACCCGTGTCGGCCCGCGAGGTCGTCCGCCGCTACATCAGCGACCCGCTGCTTGAGGACATGATCTTCTGCCCGGTCATGTATTACGGCAGCGCACAGGAGCGCGACATGGAGTTCGGTCAGTTCGTCATCATGTTCAAAGCCCTCTTCCTTGAAGGCTTTGCCCGGCCCTTCGACGGCGTGCGGGTCATCCTGCGTGTGCTGGTCGACAAATACCGTGCCGCCGGCGGTGAGCGCCGCATGAAGTGCGGCGTAAAGCGAGTGATCGCCCAGAACGGCAAGGCCACGGCGCTCGAACTCGACAGCGGGGACGTGGTCACCGCCGACCACGTCATCTCCTCGATTGGCGGCCCGGAAACCGAGCGCCTCATCGGCAATCTCCCGGCACCGGAGCAGGCGCCGTCCCCGGTGGGCGCGCTGTCGTTTGTCGAGACCATCACCATCCTCGACCGTCAGCCGGCGGCGCTGGGGTGGGGCGACGATACCATCGTGTTTTTTAACGACTCGGCGCGCTTCGACTACGCCGCCGCCACCGATGCCGTCGACCCGCGCAGCGGCGTGATCTGTTTCCCCAACAACTTTGCCTACGCCGACGGCGCTGAGCTGCCTGAGGGCGTGTTCCGCTGCACCTGCCTGGCCAACTACCAGCAGTGGACGGCCCTGCCCGAGGACGATTACCGCGCCGCCAAAGCCGCCTGGTTTGAGCGCATCCAGCAGAGCGCCCGTCGCTTCCTGCCCATGGTCGCCGACGAAGCCCTCATGGCGTCCACGATCACCACGGACATGTTCACCCCGCGCACGGTCGAGAAATACACCGGCCACTTCGGCGGCGCCATCTACGGCTCGCCGCTCAAGCACCGCCAAGGCCGCACCGCCCTCGACAACGTCTACCTCTGCGGCACCGACCAAGGTTTCCTCGGCATCATCGGCGCCATGCTCAGCGGCATCTCCATGGCCAACTACCACGTCCTCCGCGGCTAA
- a CDS encoding acyl carrier protein has translation MTKEETKQVVLDIIADVAPDEDLTNIKPDVRLRDQLELDSMDFLDIVMELRKRHNIEVPEAEYPQLASLDSCAEYLTPKFEALGK, from the coding sequence ATGACCAAAGAAGAAACCAAGCAGGTGGTGCTCGATATCATCGCCGATGTCGCTCCCGACGAAGACCTTACCAATATCAAGCCGGACGTGCGCCTGCGCGATCAGCTCGAGCTCGATTCGATGGACTTCCTCGATATCGTCATGGAGCTGCGCAAGCGTCACAACATCGAGGTGCCCGAGGCCGAATACCCGCAACTCGCCTCCCTCGACAGCTGCGCCGAATACCTCACCCCCAAGTTCGAAGCGCTCGGCAAATAA
- a CDS encoding beta-ketoacyl-[acyl-carrier-protein] synthase family protein, producing MSYQPPRIVITGIGLTAPNGNSLAEYRQNLLNGVSGVQPFDVRYMGKSLAGVCDFDPLKYQKRKEVRVGTRAGSISIYCAREAVADSGIDFESFDKDRVGIYVGTTEHGNVETENEIYAISKFDYDTKFWSHYHNPRTVANNPAGEVSLNLGITGPAYAIGAACAAGNLGLIHAAQMLRLGEVDFAICGGVSESIHTFGIFAGFKSQGALATHKDPTKASRPFDKGRNGIVVSEGGALYTLERLEDAQKRGAKIYGEIAGYCVNSDASDYVLPNPTRQAQCVRKALKSAGLEPADIHIVNTHATATPQGDIQECGALREVFGEGCPDTYINNTKSFIGHAMGAAGALELAGNLPSFDDLTVHPTINVDDLDPQCALPGLVLNTPQKAAKIDTILNNSFGMLGINSTLIVKRFTA from the coding sequence ATGTCGTATCAACCGCCCCGCATCGTCATCACCGGTATCGGACTCACGGCCCCCAACGGCAATTCTTTGGCGGAGTATCGCCAAAATCTGCTCAATGGCGTCTCCGGCGTGCAGCCGTTCGACGTGCGCTACATGGGCAAGTCCTTGGCCGGCGTCTGCGATTTTGATCCGCTCAAATACCAGAAGCGCAAGGAAGTGCGCGTGGGCACCCGTGCCGGTTCCATCTCCATTTATTGCGCCCGTGAAGCCGTCGCCGACTCCGGCATCGACTTCGAGTCCTTCGACAAGGATCGCGTCGGCATCTACGTCGGCACCACCGAGCACGGCAACGTCGAGACCGAGAACGAGATCTACGCCATCTCGAAGTTCGACTACGACACCAAGTTCTGGTCGCACTACCACAACCCCCGCACGGTCGCCAACAACCCGGCCGGCGAGGTCTCGCTCAACCTCGGTATCACCGGTCCGGCCTACGCCATCGGTGCCGCCTGCGCCGCCGGCAATCTGGGCCTCATCCACGCGGCCCAAATGCTCCGCCTCGGCGAGGTCGACTTCGCCATCTGCGGTGGCGTGAGCGAGAGCATCCACACCTTCGGCATCTTCGCCGGGTTCAAGTCCCAGGGCGCACTCGCCACCCACAAGGATCCGACCAAGGCCTCCCGTCCCTTCGACAAGGGCCGCAATGGCATCGTCGTCTCGGAGGGTGGGGCGCTCTACACCCTCGAACGCCTCGAAGACGCCCAAAAGCGCGGCGCCAAGATCTACGGCGAGATCGCGGGCTACTGCGTCAACAGCGACGCCAGCGACTACGTGCTGCCCAACCCGACGCGTCAGGCCCAGTGCGTGCGCAAGGCCCTCAAGTCCGCCGGCCTCGAGCCCGCCGATATCCACATCGTCAATACGCACGCCACCGCCACGCCCCAGGGCGACATCCAGGAGTGTGGCGCGCTGCGCGAGGTGTTTGGCGAGGGTTGCCCCGACACCTACATCAACAACACCAAGAGCTTCATCGGTCACGCCATGGGCGCCGCCGGTGCACTCGAGCTGGCCGGCAATCTGCCGTCCTTCGACGACCTCACGGTGCATCCGACGATCAACGTCGACGACCTCGATCCGCAATGCGCGCTGCCGGGCCTCGTGCTCAACACCCCGCAAAAGGCGGCCAAGATCGATACGATCCTCAACAATTCCTTCGGTATGCTGGGCATAAATTCCACGTTGATCGTGAAGCGATTTACCGCCTAA
- the galE gene encoding UDP-glucose 4-epimerase GalE yields the protein MNVLVIGGAGYIGSHCVRQLVAAGHRPVVLDNLVFGHRGALTKGIPFYEGDLGDSAFVGEVLEKEQIELVMHFAAFAYVGESVTNPLKYYFNNVVATLRLLETMLAKDVKRFVFSSTCATFGIPQSMPITEDLPQAPINPYGQTKLDIENALKALAHAHGLSFAAFRYFNAAGAAEDATIGEAHDPETHLIPLAIDAATGRRPALKVFGDDYPTPDGTCLRDYVHVDDLSRAHIAVFDKLNEPGTGLFYNLGTGNPTSVLEIIRAVEKVSGKTVPYEMAPRRAGDPPALYADSTKAKTELGWVVKFNDIESIVETAWRWHHQHPEGYAD from the coding sequence ATGAACGTCTTGGTTATCGGAGGTGCCGGTTACATCGGCAGTCACTGTGTGCGTCAATTGGTTGCAGCGGGCCATCGCCCCGTCGTCCTCGATAACTTGGTGTTTGGCCACCGAGGTGCCCTCACGAAAGGTATCCCGTTCTATGAAGGGGACTTGGGTGACTCGGCCTTCGTCGGTGAGGTGCTCGAAAAGGAGCAGATCGAGCTCGTGATGCACTTCGCGGCCTTCGCCTACGTGGGCGAGTCGGTGACGAATCCGCTGAAGTATTATTTCAACAACGTCGTCGCGACGCTGCGCCTGCTCGAGACCATGCTGGCCAAGGATGTGAAGCGCTTCGTCTTCTCCTCCACCTGCGCGACGTTTGGCATTCCGCAGTCGATGCCGATCACCGAGGACCTGCCGCAGGCCCCGATCAATCCCTACGGCCAGACCAAGCTCGACATCGAGAACGCCCTCAAGGCCCTCGCCCACGCGCACGGTCTGAGCTTCGCCGCCTTCCGCTATTTCAACGCCGCCGGCGCGGCCGAGGATGCCACCATCGGCGAGGCCCACGATCCGGAGACGCACCTCATTCCGCTTGCCATCGACGCGGCGACGGGTCGGCGTCCGGCGCTCAAGGTGTTTGGTGACGACTACCCCACCCCGGACGGCACCTGCCTGCGCGATTACGTGCATGTCGACGACCTGAGCCGCGCGCACATCGCGGTCTTCGACAAACTCAACGAACCCGGCACCGGTCTGTTCTACAACCTCGGCACCGGCAACCCGACCTCCGTGTTGGAGATCATCCGCGCCGTGGAAAAGGTATCCGGCAAGACCGTGCCTTACGAGATGGCGCCGCGCCGCGCCGGCGATCCGCCCGCGCTCTACGCCGACTCCACCAAAGCCAAAACCGAACTCGGCTGGGTGGTGAAGTTCAACGACATCGAGTCGATTGTCGAAACCGCCTGGCGCTGGCACCACCAGCACCCCGAAGGCTACGCCGACTGA
- a CDS encoding sigma-54-dependent transcriptional regulator, with product MSNPKPSAPTILIIDDDAEIRYSLGRVLSTGNYNIIEAGSGEEGVAMVKKGPLPDLVFLDIRMGGMSGIEALQHIRGANPKQLVVLMTAFGTAQTAIEAMKFGAFDYIMKPFDPTKVLTLAENALQANREMDAVGDYKPTINSEDYKEGIVGSSAPMQEVFKIIGQVTASDVTVMITGESGTGKELVARSIWKHSHRSSKPFIAVNCAAIPDNLIESELFGHEKGSFTGATGQRIGKFELCDGGTIFLDEIGDMALATQTKILRVLQQGEIQRVGGTDTIKVDVRIIAATNKNLEEMVPAKEFREDLYYRLNVVRIKMPPLRERADDIPQIVDFCLQNLVKQRKTRVSKVSPEAIDVLCRYRWHGNVRELENVIYRSAVIAQGDAILPKDLPVEIRSAVGPGTGTTPPIAAASIAPASAAPIKTEAVATADETDDVEESTVSENAAVATPAPIGGALTLEQAFDFIQETLPHDEEPILTRIEREMVKRVLVAVDGNQAKAAERLGMTRTTLRKRIEAYGLKD from the coding sequence ATGTCCAATCCCAAGCCCTCAGCCCCCACGATCCTCATCATCGACGATGATGCGGAGATTCGTTATTCGCTCGGCCGCGTCCTCTCGACCGGCAACTACAACATCATCGAGGCCGGCAGCGGTGAAGAGGGTGTTGCGATGGTGAAGAAGGGCCCACTCCCGGATCTGGTGTTTCTCGACATTCGCATGGGCGGCATGAGCGGCATCGAGGCGCTGCAACACATTCGCGGCGCCAACCCCAAGCAGCTCGTCGTGCTCATGACCGCGTTTGGCACCGCCCAGACTGCGATCGAGGCGATGAAGTTTGGCGCCTTCGATTACATCATGAAGCCCTTCGACCCGACGAAGGTGCTGACCCTCGCCGAGAACGCGCTCCAGGCCAACCGCGAGATGGACGCCGTGGGGGACTACAAACCCACCATCAACAGCGAGGACTACAAGGAAGGCATCGTCGGCTCCTCCGCGCCGATGCAGGAGGTATTCAAAATCATCGGACAGGTCACCGCCAGCGATGTGACCGTGATGATCACCGGCGAGAGCGGCACCGGTAAGGAACTGGTCGCGCGCTCCATCTGGAAGCACAGCCATCGTTCCTCCAAACCCTTCATCGCCGTCAACTGCGCCGCCATTCCCGACAACCTGATCGAGAGCGAACTCTTCGGTCACGAGAAGGGCTCCTTCACCGGGGCGACCGGCCAACGCATCGGCAAGTTCGAACTCTGCGACGGCGGCACGATCTTCCTCGATGAGATCGGCGACATGGCCCTCGCCACGCAGACCAAGATTCTCCGCGTCCTCCAGCAGGGCGAAATCCAACGCGTGGGCGGCACCGATACCATCAAGGTCGACGTGCGCATCATCGCCGCGACGAACAAGAACCTCGAGGAGATGGTCCCGGCCAAGGAGTTCCGCGAGGACCTCTACTACCGCCTCAATGTCGTGCGCATCAAAATGCCGCCGCTGCGCGAGCGCGCCGACGACATCCCGCAGATCGTCGACTTCTGCCTCCAGAATCTCGTCAAGCAGCGCAAGACGCGCGTGTCCAAGGTCTCGCCCGAAGCCATCGACGTGCTCTGCCGCTACCGCTGGCACGGCAACGTGCGTGAGCTCGAAAACGTGATCTACCGCAGTGCGGTCATCGCGCAGGGTGACGCCATCCTGCCGAAGGACCTGCCGGTGGAAATTCGCTCCGCGGTGGGCCCCGGCACGGGCACCACGCCGCCGATCGCCGCCGCGTCCATCGCGCCGGCCAGTGCGGCTCCGATCAAAACCGAGGCGGTCGCCACCGCTGACGAGACCGACGATGTCGAAGAAAGCACCGTGAGTGAAAACGCCGCGGTCGCCACGCCGGCGCCCATCGGTGGCGCGCTCACGCTCGAGCAGGCCTTTGACTTCATCCAGGAAACGCTGCCGCACGACGAAGAGCCCATCCTCACGCGCATCGAGCGCGAGATGGTGAAGCGCGTGTTGGTCGCCGTGGACGGCAATCAGGCCAAGGCCGCCGAGCGCCTCGGTATGACCCGCACCACGCTCCGCAAACGCATCGAAGCCTACGGCCTGAAGGACTGA
- a CDS encoding site-2 protease family protein: MHLFRIGGIPLSLHWTFLALLAYLGWEGWTAAGWLGATWLVGFVLAAFTCVVLHELGHALMAKRFGVSTARIVLMPIGGMAAFDRIPRRPRQEIAIALAGPAVNVGLVLLAFVLGVRFPADWDPLLFPITTAEFLRHLTAVNIVMGGFNLVPVFPMDGGRVFRALLSLRWDYLTATRWAVGVAKGLGLVAIALLAVLPTEPHWMGMALFAFIIVAGELELRNLRRQIEDEARWRDSIARLYRDAGVPPPL, translated from the coding sequence ATGCACTTGTTCCGAATCGGCGGAATTCCCCTGTCCTTACACTGGACCTTTTTGGCCCTGTTGGCGTATCTCGGCTGGGAAGGTTGGACGGCGGCCGGGTGGCTGGGCGCGACGTGGTTGGTGGGCTTTGTCCTGGCCGCGTTCACGTGTGTGGTGCTGCACGAGTTGGGGCACGCGCTGATGGCGAAACGCTTCGGCGTGAGCACGGCGCGCATCGTCTTGATGCCAATCGGTGGCATGGCGGCGTTTGATCGCATCCCGCGTCGGCCGCGCCAGGAGATCGCGATCGCGCTGGCCGGGCCGGCGGTGAACGTGGGGCTGGTGCTGCTGGCTTTTGTGTTGGGCGTGAGGTTTCCGGCCGATTGGGATCCCCTGCTCTTCCCGATCACGACGGCGGAATTTCTGCGTCATCTCACGGCGGTGAACATCGTGATGGGTGGCTTCAACCTGGTCCCGGTGTTCCCGATGGATGGTGGCCGGGTGTTTCGGGCCTTGCTCTCCTTGCGTTGGGATTACCTCACGGCGACGCGGTGGGCGGTGGGGGTGGCCAAAGGGCTGGGCCTGGTCGCAATCGCCTTGCTGGCGGTGCTGCCGACCGAACCGCATTGGATGGGCATGGCACTGTTCGCTTTCATCATCGTGGCGGGCGAACTCGAGCTGCGAAACCTACGCCGACAGATCGAAGACGAAGCCCGCTGGCGCGACAGCATCGCCCGCCTCTACCGCGACGCCGGCGTGCCGCCGCCGTTGTGA
- a CDS encoding TonB family protein: MSPSSINTPTTPMSRAASLSALLHFTIFLLIVFATWWARRSHDDPPPIFELVAGPGDNYAATEAAAAVVETPQTVELKIPEPQPRPQPVVQQPQPQPQPQPQPQPKPIPREVKREPTPVKVEPVPEKKPVKVEPAPERVSYSQFTKEEGVPKPKPVKQPSTPVRARNIDVSSVVDTTQVNMGAGGTAMTNREMDLSRRYVEMIIQRVRRSMEEAGITELREASVQFQVTLAGAITNPQIVRSSGSGSFDQAVLRAFRSIRPVGKPPTGRAEIFRANVSLSGG, translated from the coding sequence ATGAGTCCCAGTTCCATCAATACGCCGACGACGCCCATGTCGCGGGCGGCGAGTCTCTCCGCGCTGCTGCACTTCACGATTTTCCTACTGATCGTTTTCGCCACGTGGTGGGCGCGCCGTTCGCACGACGATCCGCCGCCCATTTTTGAACTCGTGGCCGGTCCGGGCGACAACTACGCCGCCACCGAAGCCGCCGCCGCTGTGGTCGAAACGCCCCAAACCGTCGAGCTGAAGATTCCCGAGCCGCAGCCGCGCCCGCAACCCGTGGTGCAGCAGCCCCAACCGCAGCCCCAGCCGCAACCTCAACCGCAGCCCAAGCCGATCCCGCGCGAAGTGAAACGCGAGCCGACGCCCGTGAAGGTCGAACCCGTTCCGGAAAAGAAACCGGTCAAAGTCGAGCCGGCGCCGGAACGCGTTTCCTATTCCCAATTCACCAAGGAGGAAGGCGTGCCCAAACCCAAGCCCGTCAAACAGCCCTCCACGCCCGTGCGCGCCCGCAACATCGACGTCAGTTCGGTGGTCGACACGACACAGGTCAACATGGGGGCGGGCGGCACCGCCATGACCAACCGGGAGATGGACCTGTCCCGCCGCTACGTCGAAATGATCATTCAGCGCGTGCGTCGCTCGATGGAGGAGGCCGGCATCACCGAGCTGCGGGAAGCCAGCGTGCAGTTTCAGGTGACCCTGGCCGGGGCCATCACCAACCCGCAAATCGTGCGTTCCTCGGGCAGCGGCAGCTTCGATCAGGCCGTCTTACGCGCCTTCCGCAGCATCCGACCGGTGGGCAAACCGCCGACGGGCCGGGCTGAAATTTTCCGCGCCAACGTCAGCCTCAGCGGAGGGTAG
- a CDS encoding ExbD/TolR family protein produces the protein MARNFRRQRQSAPISELNVTNLIDLGFTLLIVFMIATPLINQEQTIPVDLPVESQSEQTPPDPDTQFESITIRADGTVSLSGEVVRLDALADALAPFAGQSEPPVFRIRMDADSTAQQFITVMDALKTQRLSRITFDTQVSAQ, from the coding sequence ATGGCCCGCAACTTTCGCCGCCAACGTCAGTCCGCTCCCATCTCGGAGCTCAACGTGACCAACCTCATCGACCTGGGGTTCACGTTGCTGATCGTGTTTATGATCGCGACGCCGCTCATCAACCAGGAGCAAACCATCCCGGTCGACCTGCCGGTCGAATCGCAGAGCGAACAGACCCCACCCGATCCCGACACACAGTTTGAGTCGATCACCATCCGCGCCGACGGCACCGTTTCGCTGAGTGGGGAAGTGGTGCGCCTCGACGCGCTGGCCGATGCGCTGGCGCCGTTTGCCGGACAGAGCGAACCGCCCGTCTTTCGCATCCGCATGGACGCCGACTCGACCGCCCAACAATTTATCACCGTGATGGACGCGCTGAAAACGCAGCGACTTTCCCGGATCACCTTCGACACCCAGGTGTCTGCCCAATGA
- a CDS encoding MotA/TolQ/ExbB proton channel family protein, with protein sequence MIYPLLAVTNVIQSFLTSGLVGQIITVGLVIFSFVAWSIMIDKHMELKRLRMLNLSFENRLRAERTLLDAPDAHRERRSIPYGDLFADALEAYWRAAAIGQEKGVDTSRFRLEHMENALQRALARQVLRYESNMVFLATIVSGAPFMGLLGTVWGVMDAFSAVAVQQTASIQTLAPGVSAALLTTVAGLIVAIPSVFGYNYLFASTKRLITEIENYASSLADRLELENS encoded by the coding sequence GTGATTTACCCGCTGCTTGCCGTTACCAATGTCATCCAATCGTTCCTCACCTCGGGGTTGGTTGGGCAAATCATCACCGTCGGTCTCGTGATCTTCAGCTTCGTCGCTTGGTCGATCATGATCGACAAACACATGGAGCTGAAACGACTCCGCATGCTCAACCTGAGCTTCGAAAATCGTTTGCGCGCAGAACGCACCTTGCTCGACGCGCCCGACGCGCATCGGGAGCGTCGCAGCATTCCCTACGGCGACCTGTTCGCCGATGCCCTCGAGGCGTATTGGCGCGCCGCGGCGATCGGTCAGGAAAAGGGCGTGGACACCTCGCGCTTCCGGCTGGAGCACATGGAGAACGCCCTGCAACGCGCCCTCGCTCGTCAGGTCCTGCGCTACGAATCCAACATGGTCTTCCTCGCCACCATCGTTTCCGGCGCTCCGTTCATGGGCCTGCTCGGCACCGTGTGGGGCGTGATGGATGCCTTCAGCGCGGTGGCGGTGCAACAGACCGCGAGCATTCAAACCCTCGCGCCCGGCGTATCCGCGGCGCTGCTTACCACGGTTGCCGGCCTGATCGTGGCGATCCCGTCGGTGTTTGGTTATAACTACCTCTTCGCCAGCACCAAACGCCTCATCACCGAAATCGAGAACTACGCCAGTTCGTTGGCCGACCGTCTCGAACTCGAAAACAGCTGA
- a CDS encoding PfkB family carbohydrate kinase, whose translation MDYRSNTLSALQKAAPTLDGKLALVGLDGFVDTIVTPVALRTGQGEEFEAIPTISDFGQRILGAAGKSTNLEFYPRMDKLGGNGPIMAKALLEHGLALRYIGALGRVAIHPVFQEMASRAECTTLCDPASTIAVEFDDGKLMLGQMRSFDEITLDRIIEKMGAPAFERALSAADLVALVNWTMIPNMTTIFRELTEKVFPRLPQRDRVFFFDLADPEKRSRADLLEALEVIGAFGQFGRVTLGLNLKEAQQVHLALGFHPLAEDEAGLRQIAADIRAKLDYATVVVHPKESAACATAETTAWVPGPYTAKPKITTGAGDHFNAGFALGQLLGLSPEGCLTTGVSTSGHYVRTAKSPSLEDLQSFLANWQ comes from the coding sequence ATGGACTACCGCTCCAACACACTCTCTGCTCTACAAAAAGCCGCTCCCACGCTCGACGGCAAACTGGCCCTCGTGGGACTGGACGGCTTCGTCGATACGATCGTCACGCCCGTCGCCCTGCGCACCGGCCAAGGCGAGGAATTTGAAGCGATTCCGACCATCAGTGATTTTGGTCAACGCATCCTCGGTGCGGCCGGCAAGAGCACCAACCTCGAGTTCTATCCGCGCATGGACAAGCTCGGCGGCAACGGTCCCATCATGGCCAAAGCCCTGCTCGAACACGGCCTCGCCCTGCGCTACATCGGCGCGCTCGGTCGCGTGGCGATCCATCCGGTGTTTCAGGAGATGGCCAGTCGCGCCGAGTGCACCACGCTCTGCGATCCGGCCTCCACCATCGCCGTCGAATTTGATGACGGCAAACTGATGCTCGGCCAGATGCGCAGCTTCGATGAGATCACGCTCGATCGCATCATCGAGAAAATGGGCGCTCCGGCTTTTGAGCGCGCCCTCTCCGCGGCCGACCTCGTGGCCTTGGTCAACTGGACCATGATCCCCAACATGACCACGATCTTCCGCGAGCTCACCGAGAAGGTGTTCCCTCGCCTGCCCCAGCGCGACCGCGTGTTTTTCTTCGATCTCGCCGATCCCGAAAAACGCTCCCGCGCCGATTTGCTGGAAGCGCTCGAAGTCATCGGGGCTTTCGGACAGTTCGGCCGAGTCACCCTCGGGCTCAATCTCAAGGAAGCCCAACAGGTGCACCTCGCCCTCGGTTTCCATCCGCTGGCCGAAGACGAAGCCGGCCTGCGCCAGATCGCGGCCGACATCCGCGCCAAGCTCGATTATGCCACTGTAGTCGTGCACCCCAAGGAATCCGCCGCCTGCGCCACCGCCGAGACCACCGCCTGGGTGCCCGGCCCCTACACCGCCAAGCCGAAGATCACCACCGGCGCCGGCGACCACTTTAACGCCGGTTTCGCGCTCGGCCAACTCCTCGGTCTCTCCCCCGAGGGTTGCCTCACCACCGGCGTCAGCACCAGCGGTCACTACGTCCGCACCGCCAAAAGCCCGTCCCTGGAAGACCTGCAAAGCTTCCTCGCCAACTGGCAGTAA
- the tmk gene encoding dTMP kinase, translated as MPLTETPLGKLISFEGAEGSGKSTQISRLAQRLAKHSVDVLSVREPGGTEIGEQVRNIIVHNSNGDEMCAETELLLFAAARAQLVREVIAPALLKGTIVLSDRFMDSSTVYQGIARNLASDPVSLINHFAVGNVMPSLTVVLDVPPTVSKKRIRQRASDVPDRMERENIDFYKKVRKGYLLLAKSLPERIVVVDGTLPENKIETEIWKHVKKVLGITNGTPRAAKKAPAKKAPAKKVAAKKTVKKAAAKKKKAKASRG; from the coding sequence ATGCCCCTGACAGAAACACCCTTGGGTAAACTTATCTCCTTCGAAGGCGCGGAAGGCTCCGGCAAATCCACCCAGATTTCCCGCCTCGCCCAACGTCTCGCCAAGCACTCCGTGGATGTGCTCAGCGTGCGTGAACCGGGGGGCACCGAAATCGGTGAGCAGGTGCGCAACATCATTGTGCACAACTCCAACGGCGACGAGATGTGCGCCGAGACGGAGCTCCTGCTCTTCGCCGCCGCCCGCGCCCAACTCGTCCGCGAAGTCATCGCCCCCGCCTTGCTCAAGGGCACCATCGTGCTGAGCGACCGCTTCATGGATTCGTCCACGGTCTACCAAGGTATCGCGCGCAACCTCGCCTCGGACCCAGTCAGTCTCATCAACCATTTTGCCGTCGGCAACGTCATGCCCTCGCTGACCGTCGTGCTCGACGTGCCGCCGACCGTTTCGAAAAAGCGCATCCGCCAACGTGCCTCCGACGTGCCGGACCGCATGGAGCGCGAGAACATCGATTTCTATAAGAAGGTCCGCAAAGGCTACCTGTTGCTCGCGAAGAGCCTCCCCGAACGCATCGTGGTCGTCGACGGCACCCTGCCGGAAAACAAGATCGAGACCGAGATCTGGAAGCACGTGAAGAAGGTGCTCGGCATCACCAACGGCACCCCGCGCGCCGCCAAAAAAGCCCCCGCTAAAAAGGCCCCGGCCAAAAAAGTAGCGGCGAAAAAGACGGTAAAGAAGGCCGCGGCCAAAAAGAAAAAGGCCAAAGCCTCCCGCGGCTGA